A window of the Rhodoferax sp. GW822-FHT02A01 genome harbors these coding sequences:
- a CDS encoding 2Fe-2S iron-sulfur cluster-binding protein → MTASTLLLYIGMALMAQIMLGIAYALLKRRATARLPAPSPAISQPGVSPLAWIGLKAFRVAKRSFEDAAQTQCSFYLEPVDGLPLPPFKPGQYLTFSLPLPALPGGATRTVTRCYSLSDSPEPGYYRVTIKRVPAPTEPSGLPPGLASNYFHDHIHTGDTLQLRAPAGHFHLDTATHTPVVLIAGGIGITPMLSMLRWCAQHQPERAVHLYYGVRNSAEQAYKALLEDMAVKWPQFTLHVVYSNPLTEDQHRLDYQHAGRVNLDLLKLTLPHGPHQFYICGPTAMLESLVPALVEWGVATSDIHFEAFGPASVRLPAQEAMEKATLPVDGLQIQFTRSGRSLAWNAKYSNLLDFAEAHGIQIESGCRSGSCGSCVTTLAEGSVDYANPPDYEVAPGHCLLCVAKPRTPLTLEA, encoded by the coding sequence GTGACTGCTTCCACACTTCTTCTATACATCGGCATGGCCTTGATGGCTCAGATCATGCTGGGCATAGCCTATGCCTTGCTCAAGCGCAGGGCGACGGCACGTTTGCCTGCCCCGTCACCTGCGATATCACAGCCTGGCGTGTCGCCCCTCGCATGGATCGGTCTCAAGGCCTTTCGGGTGGCAAAGCGCAGCTTCGAGGACGCTGCCCAAACCCAGTGTTCGTTCTATCTGGAGCCGGTTGACGGATTGCCACTACCGCCCTTCAAGCCAGGTCAGTACCTCACCTTCAGTTTGCCACTGCCCGCACTGCCCGGCGGTGCAACACGTACCGTCACCCGCTGCTATTCGCTATCGGATAGTCCTGAACCAGGCTATTACCGGGTAACTATCAAGCGTGTACCGGCACCGACGGAGCCCTCAGGGCTTCCGCCTGGATTGGCATCCAATTACTTTCATGACCATATACATACCGGTGACACGCTGCAGCTGCGCGCCCCAGCCGGGCACTTCCATCTGGATACCGCGACACACACACCGGTGGTACTGATTGCTGGTGGCATTGGCATTACGCCCATGCTCAGCATGCTGCGCTGGTGTGCGCAGCATCAACCCGAGCGCGCGGTGCATTTGTATTACGGTGTGCGCAATAGTGCCGAACAAGCCTACAAGGCTCTGCTGGAAGACATGGCTGTCAAATGGCCGCAGTTCACGCTGCATGTGGTCTACAGCAATCCCCTCACGGAAGATCAGCATCGGTTGGACTACCAGCACGCAGGACGCGTCAATCTGGACCTGTTGAAGCTGACGTTGCCCCACGGTCCGCACCAGTTCTACATCTGTGGTCCGACCGCCATGCTGGAAAGCCTAGTGCCAGCACTGGTGGAGTGGGGCGTGGCAACCTCGGATATTCACTTCGAGGCTTTCGGCCCGGCCAGTGTGCGCCTTCCTGCGCAAGAGGCCATGGAGAAGGCCACCTTGCCGGTCGATGGGCTGCAGATCCAGTTCACACGCAGTGGCCGTAGCCTTGCTTGGAATGCAAAGTATTCCAATTTGCTGGACTTTGCCGAGGCGCACGGCATTCAGATTGAATCCGGCTGCCGCTCTGGTAGTTGTGGCAGTTGTGTGACTACGCTGGCCGAAGGTTCGGTGGACTATGCCAACCCTCCAGACTATGAAGTTGCACCTGGGCACTGTCTGCTCTGCGTGGCAAAGCCCCGCACACCTCTGACATTGGAAGCATGA